A window of Sphingobacterium sp. SRCM116780 contains these coding sequences:
- a CDS encoding SusC/RagA family TonB-linked outer membrane protein: MSKFTLRAVMTFGLLMMLWVNAFSQNSSLSGKVLDDKGEVLVGATIQVKGSQISTATNQNGEYKISQLPLGKTTITVNMIGYSSMDLPIQIIEGANVLNFTLNSTTSNLEEVVVIGYGVAKKKQITGSISSVGPKEFNAGVVSSPDQLLAGKVAGLTVNRSGGDPTAGSTIQLRGPSSLTASSSPLYVIDGVVGANIELVAPDDIVSMDVMKDASSTAIYGSRAANGVIFVTTKRGKAGKPVLSYSGYAAVERVANRVNVLSATEHKQFVEDNGLAVAASETGFDTDWQDEITRTGVSHNHNLSLTGGSEGTRYNASINYFNNQGIVKRSDLERVVARVGVDQNAFDDRLKLAFNVANSMNKSNHVDYGIFNGAARYLPTSPVRSDDAAYAAYDGYFQVPGRTNYFNPVAMLNQRDEERNNNTLLASLKADLTIFKGLTWTNVISYQQNQFDKKYYMHRTDFDSKALGRGFAERSNLKNIDKIFESYINYNFTKNLHSFDAMAGYSYQKTKNNDGVVASSVGFMSDDLGANNLNLGTLPDGYNPYGSYPYILESLLISVYGRVGYNYDEKYLLSASVRRDGSSKFGKNNRWATFPSISGAWRISRESFMQDQDLFSELKLRVGYGVSGNQNIDPYRQIIIFGPQNGQFLYNGNWVNAYGVNQNENPDLKWESTSMFNAGLDFELWKGRLGGTIEYYNKETKDLLYEYDVPSPPYQFNRLLANGASMNNKGVEITLNAVVYRNSDFSYNTTVNFAKNVNKVGSLASNIANIGVSQRYEGSIGLDGWTGQTAAIVLPGYALGTFYVANYIGYDATAQKTIYQKPSGELVTQDQISAPDDYMVMGQALPKFTYGWNNSFQYKNWDFNFFLRGMYGNQIFNATRADLSRLQQANVTNISQDAVKEGIFETPLIASSRFIEDGSFLRLDNATLGYTFHTKESKYFRNARLYVSGQNLFTLTKYSGVDPEVSLSGLAPGIDNRNYYPKTRSFLLGVKLTF, from the coding sequence ATGAGCAAATTTACATTACGAGCTGTAATGACCTTTGGTCTTTTGATGATGCTTTGGGTTAATGCTTTCTCTCAAAACTCTTCACTTTCAGGTAAAGTGTTAGATGACAAGGGAGAAGTATTAGTAGGAGCAACTATTCAAGTCAAAGGAAGTCAAATTTCGACAGCAACAAATCAAAACGGGGAGTATAAGATTAGTCAATTACCGCTAGGTAAAACGACTATTACAGTCAATATGATTGGCTATAGCTCTATGGATTTACCCATTCAAATTATTGAAGGAGCAAATGTTTTAAATTTCACATTAAATTCGACTACCAGTAACTTAGAAGAAGTAGTGGTAATTGGTTATGGTGTGGCTAAGAAAAAACAAATTACAGGTTCTATCTCTAGTGTAGGACCTAAAGAATTTAACGCTGGAGTAGTCAGTTCTCCAGATCAATTATTAGCAGGTAAAGTTGCTGGTTTAACTGTTAATAGATCAGGAGGTGACCCTACAGCTGGATCAACAATACAATTGCGTGGGCCATCATCATTGACAGCGAGTTCTTCTCCATTATATGTTATCGATGGAGTGGTTGGTGCAAATATTGAATTGGTAGCGCCAGATGATATTGTTTCGATGGATGTTATGAAAGACGCCTCATCAACAGCAATATACGGATCTCGAGCTGCAAATGGTGTTATTTTCGTTACGACGAAACGTGGAAAAGCAGGCAAGCCTGTTTTATCTTATAGTGGCTATGCTGCTGTTGAACGTGTAGCAAATCGTGTAAATGTATTAAGTGCAACTGAGCATAAGCAATTTGTGGAAGACAATGGTTTAGCGGTTGCTGCTTCCGAAACTGGTTTTGATACAGATTGGCAAGATGAAATAACTCGAACAGGGGTTTCTCATAATCACAATTTGTCATTAACAGGTGGTTCAGAAGGTACAAGATACAATGCTTCTATCAATTATTTTAATAATCAAGGAATTGTAAAGAGAAGTGATCTTGAACGGGTTGTAGCAAGAGTTGGTGTTGATCAAAATGCTTTTGATGATCGATTGAAGTTGGCTTTCAATGTTGCCAATAGTATGAATAAGTCCAATCATGTGGATTATGGAATATTCAATGGGGCTGCACGCTATTTACCAACATCTCCAGTGCGTTCTGATGATGCGGCATACGCAGCATATGATGGTTATTTCCAAGTTCCAGGAAGGACAAATTATTTCAACCCAGTAGCCATGTTGAACCAACGTGATGAGGAGCGAAATAACAATACCTTATTGGCGAGTTTAAAAGCAGACCTTACAATTTTTAAAGGATTGACCTGGACAAATGTGATATCATATCAACAAAATCAATTTGATAAGAAGTACTATATGCATCGAACAGATTTCGATTCTAAGGCTTTAGGAAGAGGTTTTGCAGAACGTTCAAATCTGAAAAATATAGATAAGATTTTTGAGTCTTATATTAACTATAATTTCACTAAGAATCTTCACTCGTTTGATGCGATGGCTGGTTATTCTTATCAAAAAACAAAAAATAATGATGGAGTTGTAGCCTCTTCTGTAGGATTTATGTCAGATGATTTAGGAGCTAATAATCTTAATTTAGGAACATTACCAGACGGATATAATCCATATGGTTCATACCCATATATTTTAGAGTCTTTATTGATTTCAGTCTATGGTCGTGTGGGTTACAACTATGATGAAAAATATTTATTAAGTGCATCTGTACGTCGTGACGGTTCTTCAAAATTTGGAAAAAATAATAGATGGGCGACATTCCCTTCTATTTCTGGAGCTTGGAGAATTAGCAGAGAAAGTTTTATGCAAGACCAAGATTTATTTAGTGAATTAAAGCTACGTGTGGGATATGGCGTATCTGGAAATCAGAATATAGATCCATATCGTCAGATTATTATTTTTGGTCCTCAGAATGGTCAATTTTTATATAATGGAAATTGGGTGAATGCTTATGGTGTCAATCAAAATGAAAATCCTGATTTGAAATGGGAAAGTACATCGATGTTCAATGCGGGATTAGATTTTGAATTATGGAAAGGTCGTTTAGGTGGTACGATTGAATATTACAATAAAGAAACGAAGGATTTATTGTATGAGTATGATGTTCCATCACCTCCGTATCAGTTCAATCGCTTATTAGCGAATGGAGCGAGCATGAATAATAAAGGGGTGGAGATTACTTTGAATGCTGTAGTTTATCGTAATAGTGATTTTTCATATAACACGACGGTTAACTTTGCTAAGAACGTCAATAAAGTAGGATCATTGGCTTCTAATATTGCAAACATTGGTGTTTCACAGCGTTATGAAGGAAGTATTGGTTTAGATGGATGGACGGGTCAAACTGCTGCAATTGTTTTGCCTGGTTATGCTTTAGGAACGTTTTATGTAGCCAATTATATTGGCTATGATGCAACTGCTCAAAAAACAATTTATCAAAAACCGTCGGGTGAATTAGTAACACAAGATCAAATTTCTGCACCTGATGATTATATGGTGATGGGACAAGCTCTTCCTAAATTTACCTACGGTTGGAATAACAGTTTTCAATACAAAAATTGGGATTTCAATTTCTTTCTACGTGGTATGTATGGAAATCAAATTTTTAATGCAACACGTGCCGATTTGAGTCGCCTGCAACAAGCTAATGTAACGAATATCTCTCAAGATGCTGTTAAAGAAGGAATATTTGAAACACCATTAATTGCTTCTAGCCGATTCATTGAAGATGGTTCCTTCTTACGATTGGATAATGCGACTTTAGGGTACACCTTCCATACGAAAGAGTCTAAATATTTTAGAAATGCAAGGTTATATGTATCTGGACAAAACTTGTTCACCCTGACAAAATATTCTGGTGTAGATCCAGAAGTAAGTTTAAGTGGCTTAGCTCCAGGTATTGATAATAGAAATTATTATCCAAAAACAAGATCATTCTTGTTAGGTGTAAAATTAACTTTTTAA